In Corylus avellana chromosome ca2, CavTom2PMs-1.0, the following proteins share a genomic window:
- the LOC132170090 gene encoding putative FBD-associated F-box protein At5g56440 translates to MEANSLIHKPKKQKLNEEQGIYGNRESLISKLPDDVLLHILSFLSTKSIIRTSVLSKRWEFLWTSIPNLYFGKPLPANRTLHMNFVERALYLRDDSDIKGFFLNIDVQCDVSRVKSWITAAVRHNVQNLHIRLQDLEGQFSLPQSVFTCDTLKCLVLDIPCILQVPPINCLSNLIVLRLESVTFSDDYTTQQLFSGLPILEVLYLMECRWGCLKVLRISAPKLHSLTITEADLWKLSDCDGLSDCDDHRDFEGCRIMIFGANIKCFFYTGEFLNEYWLYNSFSLERKLMLLSLMFLTVIRGQDKLLTAC, encoded by the coding sequence ATGGAGGCAAATTCTCTGATTCATAAACCCAAAAAGCAGAAACTGAATGAAGAACAAGGCATTTATGGGAACAGAGAAAGCTTAATTAGTAAATTACCTGATGATGTTCTTCTACAcatcctttcctttctttccacGAAAAGTATTATTAGGACGAGTGTACTTTCTAAAAGGTGGGAATTCCTTTGGACTTCTATTCCCAATCTATATTTTGGAAAACCTTTGCCTGCTAATAGAACACTTCACATGAATTTTGTGGAAAGAGCGCTCTATCTTCGGGACGACTCTGATATAAAAGGATTCTTTCTCAACATTGACGTGCAATGTGATGTATCTCGTGTTAAGTCATGGATCACTGCTGCAGTAAGGCATAATGTTCAAAATTTGCATATCCGCCTTCAGGACTTGGAAGGACAATTTTCATTGCCTCAGAGTGTGTTTACTTGTGACACACTGAAATGCTTAGTCCTTGATATTCCATGTATCCTCCAAGTTCCTCCTATAAACTGTCTCTCAAATCTAATTGTGTTAAGACTTGAAAGTGTTACATTTTCTGATGATTACACAACCCAGCAGCTCTTTTCTGGTTTGCCAATCCTTGAGGTGTTGTATTTAATGGAATGCAGATGGGGGTGTCTCAAAGTTTTGAGGATTTCTGCCCCCAAGCTTCATTCTCTAACCATAACTGAAGCTGATCTGTGGAAACTGAGTGATTGTGATGGTCTGAGTGATTGTGATGATCACCGTGATTTTGAAGGTTGTCGTATTATGATTTTTGGAGCTAatatcaaatgttttttttacaCCGGTGAATTCTTAAATGAATATTGGTTGTACAACTCATTCTCACTAGAAAGGAAATTGATGTTACTCAGTCTAATGTTTCTTACTGTTATAAGAGGACAAGACAAGTTGCTTACCGCATGCTGA